In the Juglans microcarpa x Juglans regia isolate MS1-56 chromosome 6D, Jm3101_v1.0, whole genome shotgun sequence genome, one interval contains:
- the LOC121235126 gene encoding flavonoid 3'-monooxygenase CYP75B137-like, which produces MGWWRSYAGDGRFSSSTLTVLIGTFVVLWLLWAIKKQRKAAVPPLPPGPRGLPIVGYLPFVGTELHTKFHQLCGIYGPIYKVWLGNKLSIVISSPSLVKEVVRDQDAIFSNHDTNIVGRIVTYGGADIALSMNCPNWKMLRKIFVREMSSPANLDSTWALRVEEVRNTIRNVYDKKGTHIDLGDLAFITVMNAIMNMLWGGTLRGEEGAKFRAEFKHIFTELLIILGKPNVSDLFPALAKFDLQGIGRKAKKISEDIDGVVDYAIDKQIKSLAKAKEEGTTKTKQKDFLQVLLELKEQDDGAPSMSMTQLKAVVFDIVVAGSDTTTAMSEWVMARLLKHPEIMRKVTEELTEIVGLDNLVEECHLPKLHYLEVVIKETFRLHPPSPFLLLRTPSESSIIGGYLVPKGSSIFLHIWAIQRDPKYWDNPLEFKPERFLNDAYGRIDYSGNNFKYLPFGSGRRICAGLALGERTLKYILASLLHSYEWKLPQGSEIEFSDTYGVITKKKNPTIAIPTQGYPSLSSTHNSTM; this is translated from the exons ATGGGATGGTGGAGGTCCTATGCTGGCGACGGGAGATTTTCTAGCTCAACTCTTACTGTTTTGATCGGTACATTTGTGGTGTTATGGTTGTTATGGGCCATCAAGAAGCAAAGAAAGGCTGCAGTACCTCCATTGCCACCAGGTCCCCGTGGCTTGCCAATAGTCGGGTACCTTCCATTTGTAGGTACAGAACTTCATACGAAATTTCATCAACTGTGTGGGATCTATGGCCCCATCTATAAGGTTTGGCTTGGAAATAAATTGTCCATTGTGATTAGCTCACCCTCGCTAGTTAAAGAAGTTGTTCGTGACCAAGACGCAATATTTTCCAACCATGATACTAACATAGTTGGACGTATTGTCACATATGGGGGAGCCGATATTGCCCTTTCCATGAATTGTCCTAACTGGAAGATGTTGAGGAAGATATTTGTGAGAGAGATGTCAAGTCCAGCAAATCTTGATAGTACCTGGGCCTTACGGGTAGAAGAGGTAAGGAACACTATTAGAAATGTGTACGACAAAAAAGGCACCCATATAGATTTAGGGGACCTGGCATTTATAACGGTGATGAATGCCATCATGAACATGCTGTGGGGTGGCACACTACGTGGAGAGGAAGGGGCTAAGTTTAGAGCAGAGTTTAAGCATATCTTTACGGAATTATTGATCATTCTCGGAAAACCAAATGTTTCGGACCTTTTCCCGGCTTTAGCAAAGTTTGATTTACAAGGGATCGGAAGGAAAGCAAAGAAAATTTCTGAAGACATTGATGGAGTAGTTGATTATGCCATTGACAAACAGATCAAGAGTTTGGCCAAAGCCAAAGAAGAGGGAACGACaaagacaaaacaaaaggaCTTTTTGCAAGTTCTCTTGGAACTAAAGGAGCAGGACGACGGTGCACCATCAATGAGCATGACCCAACTCAAGGCCGTGGttttt GACATAGTGGTGGCTGGATCCGACACCACAACAGCTATGTCAGAATGGGTGATGGCAAGATTGTTGAAGCATCCAGAGATAATGAGAAAGGTCACTGAAGAATTAACAGAAATCGTGGGGTTGGACAACTTAGTTGAAGAATGCCATTTGCCCAAATTACATTATTTAGAAGTGGTTATTAAAGAGACATTCCGTTTGCACCCACCTAGTCCTTTCCTATTACTTCGTACTCCAAGTGAATCTAGTATCATTGGAGGGTACCTTGTACCCAAAGGTTCTagtattttcttgcatatttggGCTATACAAAGGGATCCAAAGTATTGGGACAATCCATTGGAATTTAAACCTGAGAGGTTTCTAAATGATGCTTATGGTAGGATTGATTATTCGGGCAACAATTTCAAGTATCTTCCATTTGGGTCAGGGAGAAGAATATGTGCAGGGCTTGCACTAGGGGAGAGGACACTCAAATACATCTTGGCTTCACTTTTGCATTCTTATGAGTGGAAATTGCCTCAAGGTTCAGAGATAGAATTTTCTGACACTTACGGTGTTATTACCAAGAAGAAGAATCCAACCATTGCAATTCCAACCCAAGGTTATCCAAGTCTGAGCTCTACACATAATAGTACAATGTGA